In the Coturnix japonica isolate 7356 chromosome 6, Coturnix japonica 2.1, whole genome shotgun sequence genome, one interval contains:
- the ZNF511 gene encoding zinc finger protein 511 yields MLLSVLRRRLRDRPPLPPAPPPASAPPRAPFAFCPRRLRLDPQHPLLEDGDVHRHLYLREALTGRAEEAERPRVSEFCCHISGCSQVFDTLEGYEHHYNVLHRNVCSFCRRSFPSGHLLDIHISEWHDSLFQIMAEKQNMYKCLVEGCAEKFKCSKDRKDHLVTAHLYPADFRFDRPKKVKSGTKHVSCPTDDGSMLMDVSMETSEQLETDHMEVPMESTEPAASPSVPEKRLYKSRIPSTICFGQGATRGFKGPRKKV; encoded by the exons ATGCTGCTCTCCGTTCTCCGCCGCCGCCTGCGGGACCGCCCGCCgctgccccccgccccgccgcccgcctcGGCCCCGCCGCGGGCTCCCTTCGCCTTCTGCCCGCGCCGCCTGCGCCTGGACCCGCAGCACCCCCTGCTCGAG GATGGAGACGTGCACAGACACCTGTACCTGCGGGAGGCGCTCACGGGCCGCGCCGAGGAGGCGGAGAGGCCCAG GGTGTCTGAGTTCTGCTGTCACATCTCCGGTTGCTCCCAGGTGTTCGATACACTTGAGGGCTACGAGCACCATTACAACGTGCTGCACCGCAACGtctgctccttctgcaggcGGTCGTTCCCTTCAGGGCACCTTCTGGACATCCACATCTCCGAGTGGCACGACTCGCTCTTCCAGATCATGGCTGAGAAGCAGAATATG tacAAGTGCTTGGTAGAAGGCTGTGCAGAGAAGTTCAAGTGCAGCAAAGACAGGAAGGATCACTTGGTCACTGCTCACTTATACCCTGCTGACTTCCGATTTGATAGACCAAAGAAAGTGAAGAG tggtACCAAGCATGTGAGCTGTCCCACAGATGATGGGAGCATGCTGATGGATGTCAGCATGGAGACCTCGGAGCAGCTCGAGACGGACCATATGGAAGTACCCATGGAGAgcacagagcctgcagccagcccttCAGTACCAGAGAAACGCCTCTATAAATCCAG GATCCCATCCACAATCTGCTTTGGACAGGGCGCTACCCGAGGATTTAAAGGCCCACGTAAGAAGGTCTAA